In one Solanum lycopersicum chromosome 11, SLM_r2.1 genomic region, the following are encoded:
- the ABCB18 gene encoding ABC transporter B family member 21 isoform X1 — translation MSEKSNEIKKERNIDTKTISLYKLFSFADNTDKILMFLGAIGAFGNGLSLVILPVFFGDLVDSFGQNQSSGVLQQVSKVSLKMVYLGMAAGVASLLQVSCWTLTAERQVSRLKVLYLRSTVRQDVSFFDTEVNTGEVIAKMSGDIFVIQDAMGEKVGRLIRSMAMVIGGFVTAFIKGWLLAIVMLSPIVPLAIVIGTMYLFMSRKASLSQKAYSKAANVVEQTISSIRTVASFTGEKEACEKYDKSLEKAYRSGVHEGLANGLGMGSAYFILFCNYSLAFWYGGKMILEKGYTGGSVLSVALAVLTASFSIGEASPCLASFTAGTAAAYKMFEIIKRNPEIDVYNNSGIVLDDIRGEIEIKHVCFSYPSRPTDRILNDFSLLIPSGKSTALVGGSGSGKSTIISLIERFYDPQSGEIFIDGHNLKEFQVKWIRQKIALVSQEPTLFSTSIKENIAYGKEGATKEEIEAAIEKANAAKFINRLPEGLETNVGERGTQLSGGQKQRIAIARAILKDPRILLLDEATSALDAESERVVQEALDRIMVDRTTIIVAHRLSTVRNADNIAVVHQGKVVEEGEHFELLKDPEGAYSQLIRSQDVSQAKEQLCLDDAQHFSTELRPESRNNDDITAIEEIPETRLAKSSDINSEESTKLEKNPVTRLAYLNKSEFPMILVGAIIAIISGCVFPVFGIVLTNTVKSFYEPPEDLKKDSQFWSLMIMVLATVLLITTPLETLFFTVAGCKLIRRIRSMCFQKVVHMEIGWFDETENSVGRLATKLSTDAAVVQVLVGDVLAKITKDLAAAIVAAMIAFQASWLLSLFLISMIPFMVGNAYLHSKLLQGFGSESKKLYEQASQIANDAVGSIRTIASFSAEEKVVELYTKASDIKGKTKKGMISGISYGVTTTFLFLVYAASGYVGARLMEDGKITFTDYFRVFFAVFLAAISVSQSSFIVNDLKRAKGAAASIFCILDRKSKIDSSKEDGLTLNQCKGVIEFKQVCFAYATRPDIQVLNGLSLTIPSGQSVALVGESGCGKSTVISLLQRYYNFSSGQIMLDGIDIQNFNLKWLRHQMGLVSQEPVLFNDTIRANIMYGKEAGEATEAEIIAATKLANAHKFISGLQQGYDTIVGERAVKLSGGQKQRIAIARAIMKNPKILLLDEATSALDAESERVVQMALDQIMVNRTTIIVAHRLSTIKEADIICVVKNGVIVEQGNHDTLISDENGQYTSLVRHHMGSI, via the exons ATGTcagaaaaatcaaatgaaattaagaaagagagaaatattgACACTAAAACTATTTCACTTTACAAACTCTTTTCATTTGCTGATAATACTGACAAAATATTGATGTTTTTGGGAGCAATAGGTGCTTTTGGCAATGGACTATCTTTAGTTATTTTGCCTGTGTTCTTTGGAGATTTGGTGGACTCATTTGGACAAAATCAAAGTTCAGGGGTGCTTCAACAAGTTTCCAAg GTATCATTAAAAATGGTTTATTTGGGCATGGCTGCAGGTGTAGCATCATTGCTTC AGGTGTCTTGTTGGACGCTTACTGCAGAGCGACAAGTGTCACGACTAAAGGTATTGTATTTAAGAAGTACTGTGCGACAAGACGTCAGTTTCTTTGATACGGAAGTGAATACAGGGGAAGTTATTGCGAAAATGTCTGGTGACATTTTTGTCATACAAGATGCTATGGGCGAGAAG GTGGGGAGGCTCATAAGGAGCATGGCAATGGTAATAGGAGGATTTGTTACTGCGTTTATCAAGGGGTGGCTTCTAGCAATTGTTATGCTATCACCCATTGTTCCACTGGCGATAGTTATTGGTACCATGTACCTCTTCATGTCTAGAAAAGCTTCGCTTTCACAAAAAGCTTATTCTAAAGCAGCTAATGTAGTTGAGCAAACAATAAGTTCCATCAGAACA GTTGCATCGTTCACAGGTGAAAAGGAGGCTTGCGAGAAGTATGATAAGTCGTTAGAGAAGGCATACAGATCTGGTGTACATGAAGGACTTGCAAATGGCTTAGGCATGGGATCAGCCTATTTTATTCTCTTCTGCAATTATTCTTTGGCTTTCTGGTATGGTGGAAAGATGATCTTGGAGAAAGGATACACAGGAGGTTCAGTGTTGAGCGTAGCTCTAGCTGTGCTAACTGCTTCATT TTCAATAGGTGAGGCATCTCCTTGCTTAGCATCATTTACAGCAGGGACAGCTGCTGCTTACAAGATGTTTGAGATTATAAAAAGAAATCCAGAGATTGATGTGTACAACAATAGTGGGATAGTTTTGGATGACATCCGTGGAGAAATAGAGATAAAACATGTCTGTTTTAGCTATCCAAGTAGACCAACAGACAGAATACTCAACGATTTTTCATTGTTAATCCCAAGTGGAAAATCTACTGCTTTGGTTGGTGGAAGCGGAAGTGGGAAGTCCACAATTATTAGTTTAATTGAGAGATTCTATGATCCACAATCAGGTGAAATTTTTATAGACGGACATAATCTCAAAGAGTTTCAGGTTAAGTGGATTAGACAGAAAATTGCTCTAGTAAGTCAAGAACCTACTTTATTTTCAACTAGCATTAAGGAAAATATTGCATATGGGAAAGAGGGAGCCACCAAAGAAGAAATTGAAGCAGCAATTGAGAAGGCAAATGCAGCTAAATTTATTAATAGGCTACCTGAg GGATTAGAGACAAATGTCGGTGAACGTGGAACTCAACTCTCTGGTGGACAAAAGCAGAGAATTGCTATAGCAAGGGCAATTCTGAAAGACCCTCGTATTTTACTTCTAGATGAGGCAACAAGTGCTCTAGATGCTGAGTCAGAGAGAGTTGTACAAGAAGCACTTGACAGAATAATGGTTGATAGAACAACCATAATAGTCGCGCATCGCCTAAGTACAGTGAGGAATGCTGATAATATTGCTGTCGTTCATCAAGGCAAAGTTGTTGAGGAAG GTGAACACTTTGAGCTATTGAAAGATCCAGAGGGAGCATACTCACAACTTATTCGCTCACAGGATGTATCTCAAGCAAAAGAGCAACTTTGCCTGGATGATGCACAACATTTTTCTACTGAGTTAAGACCAGAATCCAGAAACAATGATGATATTACAGCAATTGAAGAAATTCCTGAGACTAGATTGGCAAAAAGCTCAGACATTAATTCAGAAGAATCTACAAAGCTTGAAAAGAATCCAGTTACTCGCCTTGCGTATCTTAATAAGTCGGAGTTTCCTATGATTCTTGTGGGAGCAATAATTGCAATAATATCGGGTTGTGTATTCCCCGTTTTTGGAATAGTTTTAACCAACACTGTTAAATCATTTTATGAGCCACCGGAGGATCTAAAGAAAGATTCACAGTTTTGGTCACTCATGATTATGGTTCTTGCAACAGTACTTCTGATTACAACTCCACTAGAGACACTATTTTTTACTGTGGCTGGTTGTAAGTTGATCCGACGAATTAGATCAATGTGCTTTCAAAAGGTTGTCCACATGgaaattggttggtttgatgagACAGAGAACTCAGTTGGAAGACTAGCCACAAAGCTCTCTACTGATGCAGCTGTTGTTCAAGTTCTAGTCGGGGATGTATTGgcaaaaataactaaagatCTTGCAGCTGCAATTGTTGCGGCTATGATTGCTTTTCAAGCAAGTTGGTTGTTGTCTCTATTTCTCATATCCATGATACCATTCATGGTAGGCAATGCTTATCTTCATAGCAAACTCCTTCAAGGGTTCGGTTCAGAATCCAAG aAGTTGTACGAGCAAGCAAGTCAGATAGCCAACGATGCAGTCGGAAGTATAAGAACAATTGCTTCTTTTTCTGCAGAAGAGAAGGTAGTGGAGTTATATACGAAGGCAAGTGACATTAAGGGAAAGACCAAAAAAGGAATGATCAGTGGGATTAGTTACGGAGTTACAACTACCTTTTTATTCCTTGTATATGCAGCAAGTGGTTACGTTGGAGCTCGACTTATGGAAGATGGCAAAATTACATTTACTGATTATTTCCGC GTTTTCTTTGCTGTGTTTTTAGCAGCAATAAGCGTTTCTCAGTCAAGCTTCATCGTTAATGATTTAAAAAGAGCTAAGGGTGCTGCTGCTTCAATATTCTGTATATTAGATAGAAAATCGAAGATAGATTCAAGTAAAGAGGACGGCTTAACTTTAAACCAATGCAAAGGAGTGATAGAGTTTAAACAAGTATGCTTTGCATATGCAACGAGGCCAGACATCCAAGTTCTTAATGGCTTAAGTTTGACAATTCCGAGCGGACAG TCAGTTGCTTTAGTCGGAGAAAGTGGCTGCGGGAAGTCTACAGTGATTTCACTCTTACAAcgatattataatttttcttcgGGTCAAATTATGCTTGACGGGATTGACATccaaaatttcaatttgaaaTGGCTGAGGCATCAAATGGGGCTTGTGAGCCAAGAGCCAGTTCTGTTTAACGACACAATCCGAGCCAACATAATGTATGGGAAGGAAGCTGGAGAGGCAACTGAAGCAGAAATAATCGCTGCAACAAAACTAGCAAATGCCCACAAGTTCATTTCTGGCTTACAACAG GGGTACGATACCATTGTTGGAGAGCGAGCTGTTAAGCTTTCAGGTGGTCAAAAACAACGAATTGCCATTGCACGAGCTATTATGAAGaatccaaaaatattattgctggATGAAGCTACGAGTGCACTCGATGCAGAATCTGAAAGGGTTGTCCAAATGGCATTAGACCAAATCATGGTAAATCGAACTACAATCATCGTAGCACACAGATTATCGACAATCAAAGAAGCAGACATAATTTGTGTGGTGAAAAATGGAGTCATTGTAGAACAAGGAAATCATGATACTCTTATTAGTGATGAAAATGGACAATATACCTCTCTTGTCAGACATCATATGGGATctatctaa
- the ABCB18 gene encoding ABC transporter B family member 21 isoform X3: MTLVKHCYFSGIIKNGLFGHGCRCSIIASGVLLDAYCRATSVTTKGEVIAKMSGDIFVIQDAMGEKVGRLIRSMAMVIGGFVTAFIKGWLLAIVMLSPIVPLAIVIGTMYLFMSRKASLSQKAYSKAANVVEQTISSIRTVASFTGEKEACEKYDKSLEKAYRSGVHEGLANGLGMGSAYFILFCNYSLAFWYGGKMILEKGYTGGSVLSVALAVLTASFSIGEASPCLASFTAGTAAAYKMFEIIKRNPEIDVYNNSGIVLDDIRGEIEIKHVCFSYPSRPTDRILNDFSLLIPSGKSTALVGGSGSGKSTIISLIERFYDPQSGEIFIDGHNLKEFQVKWIRQKIALVSQEPTLFSTSIKENIAYGKEGATKEEIEAAIEKANAAKFINRLPEGLETNVGERGTQLSGGQKQRIAIARAILKDPRILLLDEATSALDAESERVVQEALDRIMVDRTTIIVAHRLSTVRNADNIAVVHQGKVVEEGEHFELLKDPEGAYSQLIRSQDVSQAKEQLCLDDAQHFSTELRPESRNNDDITAIEEIPETRLAKSSDINSEESTKLEKNPVTRLAYLNKSEFPMILVGAIIAIISGCVFPVFGIVLTNTVKSFYEPPEDLKKDSQFWSLMIMVLATVLLITTPLETLFFTVAGCKLIRRIRSMCFQKVVHMEIGWFDETENSVGRLATKLSTDAAVVQVLVGDVLAKITKDLAAAIVAAMIAFQASWLLSLFLISMIPFMVGNAYLHSKLLQGFGSESKKLYEQASQIANDAVGSIRTIASFSAEEKVVELYTKASDIKGKTKKGMISGISYGVTTTFLFLVYAASGYVGARLMEDGKITFTDYFRVFFAVFLAAISVSQSSFIVNDLKRAKGAAASIFCILDRKSKIDSSKEDGLTLNQCKGVIEFKQVCFAYATRPDIQVLNGLSLTIPSGQSVALVGESGCGKSTVISLLQRYYNFSSGQIMLDGIDIQNFNLKWLRHQMGLVSQEPVLFNDTIRANIMYGKEAGEATEAEIIAATKLANAHKFISGLQQGYDTIVGERAVKLSGGQKQRIAIARAIMKNPKILLLDEATSALDAESERVVQMALDQIMVNRTTIIVAHRLSTIKEADIICVVKNGVIVEQGNHDTLISDENGQYTSLVRHHMGSI, from the exons ATGACTCTTGTTAAGCATTGTTATTTTTCAGGTATCATTAAAAATGGTTTATTTGGGCATGGCTGCAGGTGTAGCATCATTGCTTC AGGTGTCTTGTTGGACGCTTACTGCAGAGCGACAAGTGTCACGACTAAAG GGGAAGTTATTGCGAAAATGTCTGGTGACATTTTTGTCATACAAGATGCTATGGGCGAGAAG GTGGGGAGGCTCATAAGGAGCATGGCAATGGTAATAGGAGGATTTGTTACTGCGTTTATCAAGGGGTGGCTTCTAGCAATTGTTATGCTATCACCCATTGTTCCACTGGCGATAGTTATTGGTACCATGTACCTCTTCATGTCTAGAAAAGCTTCGCTTTCACAAAAAGCTTATTCTAAAGCAGCTAATGTAGTTGAGCAAACAATAAGTTCCATCAGAACA GTTGCATCGTTCACAGGTGAAAAGGAGGCTTGCGAGAAGTATGATAAGTCGTTAGAGAAGGCATACAGATCTGGTGTACATGAAGGACTTGCAAATGGCTTAGGCATGGGATCAGCCTATTTTATTCTCTTCTGCAATTATTCTTTGGCTTTCTGGTATGGTGGAAAGATGATCTTGGAGAAAGGATACACAGGAGGTTCAGTGTTGAGCGTAGCTCTAGCTGTGCTAACTGCTTCATT TTCAATAGGTGAGGCATCTCCTTGCTTAGCATCATTTACAGCAGGGACAGCTGCTGCTTACAAGATGTTTGAGATTATAAAAAGAAATCCAGAGATTGATGTGTACAACAATAGTGGGATAGTTTTGGATGACATCCGTGGAGAAATAGAGATAAAACATGTCTGTTTTAGCTATCCAAGTAGACCAACAGACAGAATACTCAACGATTTTTCATTGTTAATCCCAAGTGGAAAATCTACTGCTTTGGTTGGTGGAAGCGGAAGTGGGAAGTCCACAATTATTAGTTTAATTGAGAGATTCTATGATCCACAATCAGGTGAAATTTTTATAGACGGACATAATCTCAAAGAGTTTCAGGTTAAGTGGATTAGACAGAAAATTGCTCTAGTAAGTCAAGAACCTACTTTATTTTCAACTAGCATTAAGGAAAATATTGCATATGGGAAAGAGGGAGCCACCAAAGAAGAAATTGAAGCAGCAATTGAGAAGGCAAATGCAGCTAAATTTATTAATAGGCTACCTGAg GGATTAGAGACAAATGTCGGTGAACGTGGAACTCAACTCTCTGGTGGACAAAAGCAGAGAATTGCTATAGCAAGGGCAATTCTGAAAGACCCTCGTATTTTACTTCTAGATGAGGCAACAAGTGCTCTAGATGCTGAGTCAGAGAGAGTTGTACAAGAAGCACTTGACAGAATAATGGTTGATAGAACAACCATAATAGTCGCGCATCGCCTAAGTACAGTGAGGAATGCTGATAATATTGCTGTCGTTCATCAAGGCAAAGTTGTTGAGGAAG GTGAACACTTTGAGCTATTGAAAGATCCAGAGGGAGCATACTCACAACTTATTCGCTCACAGGATGTATCTCAAGCAAAAGAGCAACTTTGCCTGGATGATGCACAACATTTTTCTACTGAGTTAAGACCAGAATCCAGAAACAATGATGATATTACAGCAATTGAAGAAATTCCTGAGACTAGATTGGCAAAAAGCTCAGACATTAATTCAGAAGAATCTACAAAGCTTGAAAAGAATCCAGTTACTCGCCTTGCGTATCTTAATAAGTCGGAGTTTCCTATGATTCTTGTGGGAGCAATAATTGCAATAATATCGGGTTGTGTATTCCCCGTTTTTGGAATAGTTTTAACCAACACTGTTAAATCATTTTATGAGCCACCGGAGGATCTAAAGAAAGATTCACAGTTTTGGTCACTCATGATTATGGTTCTTGCAACAGTACTTCTGATTACAACTCCACTAGAGACACTATTTTTTACTGTGGCTGGTTGTAAGTTGATCCGACGAATTAGATCAATGTGCTTTCAAAAGGTTGTCCACATGgaaattggttggtttgatgagACAGAGAACTCAGTTGGAAGACTAGCCACAAAGCTCTCTACTGATGCAGCTGTTGTTCAAGTTCTAGTCGGGGATGTATTGgcaaaaataactaaagatCTTGCAGCTGCAATTGTTGCGGCTATGATTGCTTTTCAAGCAAGTTGGTTGTTGTCTCTATTTCTCATATCCATGATACCATTCATGGTAGGCAATGCTTATCTTCATAGCAAACTCCTTCAAGGGTTCGGTTCAGAATCCAAG aAGTTGTACGAGCAAGCAAGTCAGATAGCCAACGATGCAGTCGGAAGTATAAGAACAATTGCTTCTTTTTCTGCAGAAGAGAAGGTAGTGGAGTTATATACGAAGGCAAGTGACATTAAGGGAAAGACCAAAAAAGGAATGATCAGTGGGATTAGTTACGGAGTTACAACTACCTTTTTATTCCTTGTATATGCAGCAAGTGGTTACGTTGGAGCTCGACTTATGGAAGATGGCAAAATTACATTTACTGATTATTTCCGC GTTTTCTTTGCTGTGTTTTTAGCAGCAATAAGCGTTTCTCAGTCAAGCTTCATCGTTAATGATTTAAAAAGAGCTAAGGGTGCTGCTGCTTCAATATTCTGTATATTAGATAGAAAATCGAAGATAGATTCAAGTAAAGAGGACGGCTTAACTTTAAACCAATGCAAAGGAGTGATAGAGTTTAAACAAGTATGCTTTGCATATGCAACGAGGCCAGACATCCAAGTTCTTAATGGCTTAAGTTTGACAATTCCGAGCGGACAG TCAGTTGCTTTAGTCGGAGAAAGTGGCTGCGGGAAGTCTACAGTGATTTCACTCTTACAAcgatattataatttttcttcgGGTCAAATTATGCTTGACGGGATTGACATccaaaatttcaatttgaaaTGGCTGAGGCATCAAATGGGGCTTGTGAGCCAAGAGCCAGTTCTGTTTAACGACACAATCCGAGCCAACATAATGTATGGGAAGGAAGCTGGAGAGGCAACTGAAGCAGAAATAATCGCTGCAACAAAACTAGCAAATGCCCACAAGTTCATTTCTGGCTTACAACAG GGGTACGATACCATTGTTGGAGAGCGAGCTGTTAAGCTTTCAGGTGGTCAAAAACAACGAATTGCCATTGCACGAGCTATTATGAAGaatccaaaaatattattgctggATGAAGCTACGAGTGCACTCGATGCAGAATCTGAAAGGGTTGTCCAAATGGCATTAGACCAAATCATGGTAAATCGAACTACAATCATCGTAGCACACAGATTATCGACAATCAAAGAAGCAGACATAATTTGTGTGGTGAAAAATGGAGTCATTGTAGAACAAGGAAATCATGATACTCTTATTAGTGATGAAAATGGACAATATACCTCTCTTGTCAGACATCATATGGGATctatctaa
- the ABCB18 gene encoding ABC transporter B family member 21 isoform X4, which yields MKLCREGIIKNGLFGHGCRCSIIASGVLLDAYCRATSVTTKGEVIAKMSGDIFVIQDAMGEKVGRLIRSMAMVIGGFVTAFIKGWLLAIVMLSPIVPLAIVIGTMYLFMSRKASLSQKAYSKAANVVEQTISSIRTVASFTGEKEACEKYDKSLEKAYRSGVHEGLANGLGMGSAYFILFCNYSLAFWYGGKMILEKGYTGGSVLSVALAVLTASFSIGEASPCLASFTAGTAAAYKMFEIIKRNPEIDVYNNSGIVLDDIRGEIEIKHVCFSYPSRPTDRILNDFSLLIPSGKSTALVGGSGSGKSTIISLIERFYDPQSGEIFIDGHNLKEFQVKWIRQKIALVSQEPTLFSTSIKENIAYGKEGATKEEIEAAIEKANAAKFINRLPEGLETNVGERGTQLSGGQKQRIAIARAILKDPRILLLDEATSALDAESERVVQEALDRIMVDRTTIIVAHRLSTVRNADNIAVVHQGKVVEEGEHFELLKDPEGAYSQLIRSQDVSQAKEQLCLDDAQHFSTELRPESRNNDDITAIEEIPETRLAKSSDINSEESTKLEKNPVTRLAYLNKSEFPMILVGAIIAIISGCVFPVFGIVLTNTVKSFYEPPEDLKKDSQFWSLMIMVLATVLLITTPLETLFFTVAGCKLIRRIRSMCFQKVVHMEIGWFDETENSVGRLATKLSTDAAVVQVLVGDVLAKITKDLAAAIVAAMIAFQASWLLSLFLISMIPFMVGNAYLHSKLLQGFGSESKKLYEQASQIANDAVGSIRTIASFSAEEKVVELYTKASDIKGKTKKGMISGISYGVTTTFLFLVYAASGYVGARLMEDGKITFTDYFRVFFAVFLAAISVSQSSFIVNDLKRAKGAAASIFCILDRKSKIDSSKEDGLTLNQCKGVIEFKQVCFAYATRPDIQVLNGLSLTIPSGQSVALVGESGCGKSTVISLLQRYYNFSSGQIMLDGIDIQNFNLKWLRHQMGLVSQEPVLFNDTIRANIMYGKEAGEATEAEIIAATKLANAHKFISGLQQGYDTIVGERAVKLSGGQKQRIAIARAIMKNPKILLLDEATSALDAESERVVQMALDQIMVNRTTIIVAHRLSTIKEADIICVVKNGVIVEQGNHDTLISDENGQYTSLVRHHMGSI from the exons ATGAAACTATGTAGAGAAG GTATCATTAAAAATGGTTTATTTGGGCATGGCTGCAGGTGTAGCATCATTGCTTC AGGTGTCTTGTTGGACGCTTACTGCAGAGCGACAAGTGTCACGACTAAAG GGGAAGTTATTGCGAAAATGTCTGGTGACATTTTTGTCATACAAGATGCTATGGGCGAGAAG GTGGGGAGGCTCATAAGGAGCATGGCAATGGTAATAGGAGGATTTGTTACTGCGTTTATCAAGGGGTGGCTTCTAGCAATTGTTATGCTATCACCCATTGTTCCACTGGCGATAGTTATTGGTACCATGTACCTCTTCATGTCTAGAAAAGCTTCGCTTTCACAAAAAGCTTATTCTAAAGCAGCTAATGTAGTTGAGCAAACAATAAGTTCCATCAGAACA GTTGCATCGTTCACAGGTGAAAAGGAGGCTTGCGAGAAGTATGATAAGTCGTTAGAGAAGGCATACAGATCTGGTGTACATGAAGGACTTGCAAATGGCTTAGGCATGGGATCAGCCTATTTTATTCTCTTCTGCAATTATTCTTTGGCTTTCTGGTATGGTGGAAAGATGATCTTGGAGAAAGGATACACAGGAGGTTCAGTGTTGAGCGTAGCTCTAGCTGTGCTAACTGCTTCATT TTCAATAGGTGAGGCATCTCCTTGCTTAGCATCATTTACAGCAGGGACAGCTGCTGCTTACAAGATGTTTGAGATTATAAAAAGAAATCCAGAGATTGATGTGTACAACAATAGTGGGATAGTTTTGGATGACATCCGTGGAGAAATAGAGATAAAACATGTCTGTTTTAGCTATCCAAGTAGACCAACAGACAGAATACTCAACGATTTTTCATTGTTAATCCCAAGTGGAAAATCTACTGCTTTGGTTGGTGGAAGCGGAAGTGGGAAGTCCACAATTATTAGTTTAATTGAGAGATTCTATGATCCACAATCAGGTGAAATTTTTATAGACGGACATAATCTCAAAGAGTTTCAGGTTAAGTGGATTAGACAGAAAATTGCTCTAGTAAGTCAAGAACCTACTTTATTTTCAACTAGCATTAAGGAAAATATTGCATATGGGAAAGAGGGAGCCACCAAAGAAGAAATTGAAGCAGCAATTGAGAAGGCAAATGCAGCTAAATTTATTAATAGGCTACCTGAg GGATTAGAGACAAATGTCGGTGAACGTGGAACTCAACTCTCTGGTGGACAAAAGCAGAGAATTGCTATAGCAAGGGCAATTCTGAAAGACCCTCGTATTTTACTTCTAGATGAGGCAACAAGTGCTCTAGATGCTGAGTCAGAGAGAGTTGTACAAGAAGCACTTGACAGAATAATGGTTGATAGAACAACCATAATAGTCGCGCATCGCCTAAGTACAGTGAGGAATGCTGATAATATTGCTGTCGTTCATCAAGGCAAAGTTGTTGAGGAAG GTGAACACTTTGAGCTATTGAAAGATCCAGAGGGAGCATACTCACAACTTATTCGCTCACAGGATGTATCTCAAGCAAAAGAGCAACTTTGCCTGGATGATGCACAACATTTTTCTACTGAGTTAAGACCAGAATCCAGAAACAATGATGATATTACAGCAATTGAAGAAATTCCTGAGACTAGATTGGCAAAAAGCTCAGACATTAATTCAGAAGAATCTACAAAGCTTGAAAAGAATCCAGTTACTCGCCTTGCGTATCTTAATAAGTCGGAGTTTCCTATGATTCTTGTGGGAGCAATAATTGCAATAATATCGGGTTGTGTATTCCCCGTTTTTGGAATAGTTTTAACCAACACTGTTAAATCATTTTATGAGCCACCGGAGGATCTAAAGAAAGATTCACAGTTTTGGTCACTCATGATTATGGTTCTTGCAACAGTACTTCTGATTACAACTCCACTAGAGACACTATTTTTTACTGTGGCTGGTTGTAAGTTGATCCGACGAATTAGATCAATGTGCTTTCAAAAGGTTGTCCACATGgaaattggttggtttgatgagACAGAGAACTCAGTTGGAAGACTAGCCACAAAGCTCTCTACTGATGCAGCTGTTGTTCAAGTTCTAGTCGGGGATGTATTGgcaaaaataactaaagatCTTGCAGCTGCAATTGTTGCGGCTATGATTGCTTTTCAAGCAAGTTGGTTGTTGTCTCTATTTCTCATATCCATGATACCATTCATGGTAGGCAATGCTTATCTTCATAGCAAACTCCTTCAAGGGTTCGGTTCAGAATCCAAG aAGTTGTACGAGCAAGCAAGTCAGATAGCCAACGATGCAGTCGGAAGTATAAGAACAATTGCTTCTTTTTCTGCAGAAGAGAAGGTAGTGGAGTTATATACGAAGGCAAGTGACATTAAGGGAAAGACCAAAAAAGGAATGATCAGTGGGATTAGTTACGGAGTTACAACTACCTTTTTATTCCTTGTATATGCAGCAAGTGGTTACGTTGGAGCTCGACTTATGGAAGATGGCAAAATTACATTTACTGATTATTTCCGC GTTTTCTTTGCTGTGTTTTTAGCAGCAATAAGCGTTTCTCAGTCAAGCTTCATCGTTAATGATTTAAAAAGAGCTAAGGGTGCTGCTGCTTCAATATTCTGTATATTAGATAGAAAATCGAAGATAGATTCAAGTAAAGAGGACGGCTTAACTTTAAACCAATGCAAAGGAGTGATAGAGTTTAAACAAGTATGCTTTGCATATGCAACGAGGCCAGACATCCAAGTTCTTAATGGCTTAAGTTTGACAATTCCGAGCGGACAG TCAGTTGCTTTAGTCGGAGAAAGTGGCTGCGGGAAGTCTACAGTGATTTCACTCTTACAAcgatattataatttttcttcgGGTCAAATTATGCTTGACGGGATTGACATccaaaatttcaatttgaaaTGGCTGAGGCATCAAATGGGGCTTGTGAGCCAAGAGCCAGTTCTGTTTAACGACACAATCCGAGCCAACATAATGTATGGGAAGGAAGCTGGAGAGGCAACTGAAGCAGAAATAATCGCTGCAACAAAACTAGCAAATGCCCACAAGTTCATTTCTGGCTTACAACAG GGGTACGATACCATTGTTGGAGAGCGAGCTGTTAAGCTTTCAGGTGGTCAAAAACAACGAATTGCCATTGCACGAGCTATTATGAAGaatccaaaaatattattgctggATGAAGCTACGAGTGCACTCGATGCAGAATCTGAAAGGGTTGTCCAAATGGCATTAGACCAAATCATGGTAAATCGAACTACAATCATCGTAGCACACAGATTATCGACAATCAAAGAAGCAGACATAATTTGTGTGGTGAAAAATGGAGTCATTGTAGAACAAGGAAATCATGATACTCTTATTAGTGATGAAAATGGACAATATACCTCTCTTGTCAGACATCATATGGGATctatctaa